A region of Nitrospinota bacterium DNA encodes the following proteins:
- a CDS encoding beta-ketoacyl-[acyl-carrier-protein] synthase family protein, with amino-acid sequence MAHTARIVITGVGLCAPNGDNLAQFRQALLEGRSGVEWLNTRYMPPVPAGVCHFDQYKHQNKKAARRGTRAGAISIYCANEAVADSGLSLDSTGRDKVGVFIGITEHGNVETENEVYNLGQYNNDVRFWTHHHNPRTVANNPAGEVTLNMNITGPHLCLGAACAAGNLGLIYGAQMLMLGEVDAAIAGGVSESIHTFGIFASFKAQGALAAHEDPTKASRPFDKNRNGIVVAEGGCLYVLERLEDAQKRGAKIYGEIAGYAYNSDATDFVLPNPARQAECIRLALKRAGLSPQEVDIVNTHGTGTGQGDQHECQAIREVFGDGPGPMINNTKSYIGHAMGAAGALELAGNLPSFDDGLVHPTINLDEVDPECALPGMVTGSPHRAEKPVNVILNNSFGMLGINSVVVVKRFVS; translated from the coding sequence ATGGCCCATACGGCTCGCATAGTGATTACAGGGGTGGGGCTTTGCGCCCCCAATGGCGACAACCTTGCCCAGTTCCGCCAGGCTCTCCTGGAGGGACGCTCTGGCGTTGAATGGCTCAACACCAGATACATGCCTCCCGTGCCCGCCGGGGTTTGCCATTTCGACCAGTATAAGCATCAGAACAAGAAAGCGGCCCGGAGAGGAACAAGGGCCGGGGCCATCTCCATATATTGCGCCAACGAGGCCGTGGCCGACTCCGGATTGAGCCTAGACTCCACCGGCAGGGACAAAGTTGGCGTGTTCATCGGGATAACCGAGCATGGCAACGTGGAGACCGAAAACGAAGTTTACAACCTGGGCCAGTACAATAACGACGTGCGGTTCTGGACCCACCATCACAACCCCCGCACCGTGGCCAACAACCCGGCGGGCGAAGTCACGCTGAACATGAACATTACGGGGCCCCACCTTTGCCTTGGGGCCGCTTGCGCCGCTGGCAACCTGGGGCTTATCTATGGCGCCCAGATGCTTATGCTCGGTGAGGTGGACGCGGCCATAGCCGGAGGCGTTTCCGAAAGCATCCATACGTTCGGCATTTTCGCCAGTTTCAAGGCGCAGGGCGCACTGGCGGCCCATGAAGATCCCACCAAGGCCAGCAGGCCGTTCGACAAGAACCGCAACGGGATAGTTGTGGCGGAGGGGGGATGCCTGTATGTGCTGGAGCGCCTGGAAGACGCGCAAAAACGCGGCGCGAAAATATACGGGGAGATCGCCGGTTACGCTTATAATTCCGATGCCACCGATTTTGTCCTGCCCAATCCCGCAAGGCAGGCCGAATGCATCCGGCTGGCTTTAAAGCGGGCGGGGCTTTCCCCTCAGGAAGTGGATATCGTGAACACCCACGGCACCGGCACGGGGCAGGGAGACCAGCATGAGTGCCAGGCTATCCGCGAGGTGTTCGGCGATGGCCCCGGGCCAATGATAAACAATACGAAGAGCTACATCGGCCACGCCATGGGCGCCGCCGGGGCTTTAGAACTGGCCGGGAACCTTCCCTCGTTCGATGACGGCCTTGTCCACCCCACTATAAACCTGGATGAGGTGGATCCGGAATGCGCATTGCCAGGCATGGTAACAGGCTCTCCCCATAGGGCGGAAAAACCGGTTAACGTAATCTTAAACAACTCTTTCGGGATGTTGGGCATAAACTCGGTAGTAGTGGTTAAACGATTTGTAAGTTGA
- a CDS encoding NAD(P)/FAD-dependent oxidoreductase, with protein MAVRGLENIKSNYDCVVIGGGLGGLTCANRLARAGRSVLLLEQHTQLGGLATWFKRKKHIFDVALHGFPIGMVKTCRKYWSREIADRIVQLKGIRFDNPQFQLETTYEREDFTRLLVEKFGASRETVENFFIVTRDMNFFDDQSKTTRQLFQEFFPDRDDIWRLLMEPITYANGSTLEDPAISYGIVFSNFMSQGVYTFRGGTDLFIKMLEDELVKNGVDVRVGALVEKIMMENGRATGVICRGQRINARSVVSNANIKTTVTHMLNGGVSRDFKEKTEKVRVNNSSCQVYFGIKPGEKIDYMGDLLFTSTADKFDAELMLSRNVTSRTFSVYYPDIRPEEGKERYTIVASSNARYEDWAGLSEEEYSASKKALAEDTLNALEKYLPGARDKIDHVEVATPRTFHRYTLHVDGSSFGTKFEGLQISQGLPQEAPGVFHTGSVAIIMSGWLGAANYGVIVANEVDKYLGV; from the coding sequence ATGGCCGTACGAGGGCTGGAGAATATAAAGAGCAATTACGATTGCGTGGTAATAGGCGGCGGGCTGGGCGGATTGACCTGCGCCAACCGGCTGGCCCGGGCGGGCCGGAGCGTTCTTCTGTTAGAGCAACACACCCAGCTTGGGGGGTTGGCCACATGGTTCAAACGCAAGAAGCACATTTTTGATGTGGCCCTCCACGGGTTCCCCATAGGCATGGTGAAAACCTGCCGGAAATACTGGAGCCGCGAGATAGCCGACAGGATAGTTCAACTAAAGGGCATCCGGTTCGACAACCCCCAGTTCCAGCTTGAGACCACCTACGAACGGGAAGACTTTACGCGACTTCTCGTGGAAAAGTTCGGCGCTTCGCGGGAAACGGTTGAAAATTTCTTCATCGTCACCCGTGACATGAATTTCTTTGACGACCAGAGCAAGACCACCCGCCAGCTTTTCCAGGAGTTTTTCCCAGACAGGGACGACATCTGGAGGCTCCTGATGGAGCCCATCACCTACGCCAACGGATCCACGCTGGAAGACCCGGCCATAAGTTACGGAATCGTATTCTCCAACTTTATGAGCCAGGGGGTTTACACCTTCCGTGGCGGCACAGACCTGTTCATAAAGATGCTGGAAGACGAGCTTGTGAAGAACGGGGTGGACGTGCGGGTGGGCGCCCTGGTGGAAAAGATCATGATGGAAAACGGGCGGGCCACCGGCGTAATCTGCCGGGGGCAGAGGATAAACGCCCGGTCGGTGGTCTCCAACGCCAATATAAAAACCACGGTAACCCACATGTTAAACGGCGGTGTCTCGCGGGATTTCAAGGAGAAAACCGAGAAAGTGCGGGTGAATAACAGCTCCTGCCAGGTTTATTTCGGCATAAAACCCGGCGAGAAAATCGATTACATGGGAGACCTGCTTTTCACTTCAACCGCGGATAAGTTCGACGCGGAACTGATGCTCTCCCGCAACGTGACCAGCCGGACATTTTCGGTGTATTATCCCGACATCCGCCCCGAAGAGGGGAAGGAGCGCTACACCATAGTGGCATCCTCCAACGCCCGGTATGAGGATTGGGCGGGGCTATCGGAAGAGGAATACTCGGCCAGCAAGAAAGCGCTGGCGGAGGATACGCTGAACGCGCTGGAAAAATACCTGCCCGGCGCACGGGATAAAATTGACCATGTGGAGGTGGCCACGCCCCGCACCTTCCACCGGTACACCTTGCATGTGGATGGCTCTTCTTTCGGCACCAAGTTCGAAGGGCTCCAGATAAGCCAGGGTCTGCCGCAGGAAGCGCCGGGCGTGTTTCATACCGGTTCGGTGGCCATAATCATGTCCGGCTGGCTGGGCGCGGCCAATTACGGGGTTATAGTGGCCAACGAAGTGGATAAATACCTGGGGGTGTGA
- a CDS encoding NAD(P)/FAD-dependent oxidoreductase, producing MRYDTIIIGAGPAGLAAGIRMAMYGGKTLILERHSRVGGLNSWYMAGGYYMDSGLHAITNYAPDGPASAPIKKLLRQLRLRMEDLKLCPQRTSRISFPGASLAFSNDFDLLTQSVNQVFPYQKDNFQKLAGLVRNTDPTLPGWSPRSGRKAVRAIVTDHLLEDMLFLPLMYYGCPDEEDMEFGQFVIMFKSIFLEGLARPEGGIKILLDLLTAAYAKAGGELRLETGVSGIKVDNGRVAGVVTGGGEQIECSRVLSSIGYPETVAICPKAAVGGSAPAPGEMSFMETALVLDKSPDDLGEHDSIIFYNNKPSFNYRRPEAPVDITSGVICFPGNFSYAKRFEPPMVRITNLANHWYWSRFVDEGEYHEAKAHWSGESLRNLSSVTGDFSGNVIFSDVFTPRTIRRYTGRMNGAVYGSPLKLRDGVMAIDGLYLCGTDQGFLGVTGALLSGITVANSRLVEV from the coding sequence TTGCGTTACGACACCATTATCATAGGGGCCGGCCCCGCAGGGCTTGCCGCAGGCATCCGTATGGCGATGTACGGCGGCAAAACGCTCATTCTGGAGCGGCACAGCCGCGTGGGCGGGCTAAACTCCTGGTACATGGCTGGCGGGTATTATATGGACTCGGGCCTGCACGCCATCACCAATTACGCCCCTGATGGCCCGGCGTCCGCTCCAATAAAAAAACTTCTAAGGCAGTTGCGTCTGCGTATGGAGGATTTAAAGCTATGCCCCCAGCGGACCAGCCGCATATCCTTCCCCGGAGCTTCTTTAGCCTTCAGCAACGATTTTGACCTGCTGACCCAAAGCGTAAACCAGGTTTTTCCGTACCAGAAAGACAATTTCCAGAAGCTCGCCGGGCTTGTGCGGAACACCGACCCCACCTTGCCAGGCTGGAGCCCGCGAAGCGGCAGAAAGGCCGTGCGCGCCATCGTCACCGACCACTTGCTGGAGGACATGCTTTTCCTTCCGCTTATGTATTACGGCTGTCCCGACGAGGAGGACATGGAGTTCGGCCAGTTCGTGATAATGTTCAAAAGCATCTTTTTAGAGGGGCTGGCCAGGCCGGAGGGAGGCATAAAAATCCTGCTGGACCTGCTAACCGCCGCTTACGCCAAGGCCGGGGGAGAGCTCAGGCTGGAGACCGGCGTAAGCGGGATAAAGGTCGACAATGGCAGGGTGGCCGGGGTTGTAACCGGAGGCGGCGAGCAGATAGAGTGTTCCCGCGTCCTTTCTTCCATAGGGTATCCGGAAACGGTGGCCATCTGCCCGAAGGCGGCTGTGGGCGGCTCCGCTCCCGCGCCCGGGGAGATGTCTTTTATGGAAACGGCGCTGGTGCTGGATAAAAGCCCGGACGATTTGGGAGAACACGATTCCATAATCTTTTATAATAATAAGCCCTCCTTTAATTACAGGAGGCCGGAAGCGCCTGTGGACATAACCAGCGGCGTGATATGCTTCCCGGGCAATTTTTCATACGCCAAGCGGTTTGAACCGCCGATGGTAAGGATAACCAATTTGGCTAACCACTGGTATTGGTCGCGGTTCGTGGACGAAGGGGAATACCATGAGGCGAAGGCTCATTGGAGCGGTGAGTCCTTGAGGAATTTGTCATCCGTGACGGGGGATTTTAGCGGGAATGTGATTTTTTCCGATGTTTTCACACCCCGCACCATCCGCCGGTACACCGGAAGGATGAACGGGGCTGTGTACGGTTCGCCGCTGAAACTGAGGGATGGGGTGATGGCCATTGATGGGCTTTATCTTTGCGGCACGGACCAGGGTTTCCTGGGGGTGACCGGCGCTTTGTTGTCTGGAATCACGGTGGCCAACAGCCGTCTTGTGGAAGTTTAA
- the fabG gene encoding 3-oxoacyl-ACP reductase FabG, producing MGEFDGQTAIVTGGTRGIGGAVSAAFLSAGAKVVAVYGGNEEQANKFRERNAAFGDRLEVARVDVADHSAVEEFFNQFESKHKSLEALVNNAGIRRDAVVGMMAEADWRAVLDTNLTGTFNMSKFGVRAMMKNRYGRIINITSPCGEYGFAGQANYAASKAGQVGLTRSLSKEVAGRKITVNCVSPGFIDTDFIGDLPEDMKKAYTNQVPLKRFGTAEEVARLVLFLASRESSYITGSVMEITGGL from the coding sequence ATGGGCGAGTTCGACGGCCAGACAGCGATAGTTACCGGCGGCACCCGGGGCATAGGCGGCGCCGTGTCGGCGGCGTTCCTATCAGCGGGCGCGAAGGTTGTGGCCGTTTACGGCGGCAACGAGGAGCAGGCCAACAAGTTCCGGGAGCGGAACGCGGCTTTCGGCGACAGGCTGGAGGTAGCGCGGGTGGACGTGGCCGACCATTCGGCGGTGGAAGAGTTCTTCAACCAGTTCGAGTCCAAACACAAAAGCCTGGAGGCCTTGGTGAACAACGCGGGCATCCGGCGCGACGCCGTGGTGGGCATGATGGCCGAGGCCGACTGGCGCGCCGTGCTGGACACAAACCTTACCGGCACGTTCAACATGAGCAAGTTCGGCGTTCGGGCCATGATGAAAAACCGGTATGGCAGGATAATAAACATCACAAGCCCCTGCGGCGAATACGGTTTCGCGGGGCAGGCAAACTACGCCGCGTCCAAGGCGGGCCAGGTGGGGCTTACCCGGTCGCTCTCCAAAGAAGTGGCTGGCAGGAAAATAACCGTCAACTGCGTATCCCCGGGCTTTATAGACACCGATTTTATCGGCGACCTGCCGGAAGATATGAAAAAGGCATATACAAACCAGGTCCCGTTGAAAAGGTTCGGCACGGCGGAAGAAGTGGCCCGGCTGGTGCTGTTCCTGGCGAGCAGGGAGTCTTCGTATATAACCGGCTCTGTTATGGAAATAACGGGCGGGCTGTAG
- a CDS encoding acyl carrier protein, with translation MTADGIRQAILDIIQDILPDENLSAIEPDKAFREQINLDSMDFLDIVMELRKRYSVEVPEQDYAHLATMNSTVSYLLPKMERI, from the coding sequence ATGACGGCAGACGGTATCCGCCAGGCTATTTTGGACATAATACAGGACATCCTTCCGGACGAGAACTTGTCCGCCATAGAGCCGGACAAGGCTTTTCGCGAGCAGATAAACCTGGACTCCATGGATTTTCTGGACATAGTGATGGAGTTGAGGAAACGGTACAGCGTTGAGGTGCCCGAGCAGGATTATGCCCATCTTGCCACGATGAACAGCACGGTCAGCTACCTTCTGCCCAAGATGGAGCGCATCTAG